Proteins co-encoded in one Salvelinus sp. IW2-2015 linkage group LG17, ASM291031v2, whole genome shotgun sequence genomic window:
- the LOC111976785 gene encoding solute carrier family 26 member 9 isoform X1: MQQERPRYVINRPAYSLPDFDGEFDKKKRAFPIGEKVKKCFRCSGSRLKSLLFRHLPILSWLPKYKVKENLLCDVISGVSAGTIQVPQGMAFALLANLPPVNGLYSSFFPLIPYFFMGTAHQMVPGTFAVLSIMVGMVCLSLAPESDFSHFNATLNATLVDEDRMNEVRLGISGTLACLTAIIQMGLGLMQFGFVAIYLSESFVRGFMTAAGLQILISVLKYIFGIKVPPYSGPLATIYTLKDIFYGLPDTNIASLVFALVSSVVLITVKELSAHYRHKLPFPIPMEIIVVVVATAISGPLDLPEKYHMDIVGEIPLGFPAPILPTVIQWDDMLSTAFSLAIVGYVINLAMGRTLAAKHGYDVDPNQEMLALGCSNFLGSFFKIHVICCALSVTLAVDNAGGTSQFASLCVMLVVMVTMLALGAFLNPLPKSVLGALIAINLKNTLLQLSDPYYIWKKSKLDCCVWVVSFLATFFLSLPYGVAIGVSFSVLVVIFQTQFRNGSEMAQIMDTDLYKNPKIYSKVKCVEGVKIVNYCSPLYFANAEIFRQKVIKKTGLDPSKLLLARKKFLKKQQKELEGQNKKTKKKTPCSLVTMKSQTISQIELQNDFDIGDSNPYPPPSPTSYVNFHCSDIELGEQPPDPDQPSSSPVTLDSQPRPFHTLILDLAGVCFIDLMGIKVLIKMNSSYEMLGIKLYLANVQAQVYEELEGGGVFEEGNIAQGHLFLSVHDAILCAQQRSRNTENSEKAEKERKELVLNIQEDEERDLEQELF; this comes from the exons ATGCAACAAGAGCGCCCACGCTATGTGATCAACAGGCCAGCCTACTCCCTCCCAGACTTTGATGGGGAGTTTGACAAGAAGAAACGGGCCTTCCCCATAGGAGAGAAAGTGAAGAAATGCTTCAG GTGCTCTGGGTCTCGACTCAAGTCCCTGCTGTTCAGACACCTGCCTATCCTGAGCTGGCTGCCCAAGTACAAGGTGAAGGAGAACCTGCTGTGTGATGTCATTAGCGGGGTCAGCGCAGGCACCATTCAGGTTCCTCAGG GCATGGCGTTTGCTCTGCTGGCTAACCTGCCGCCTGTCAATGGCCTCTActcctccttctttcctctcatCCCCTACTTCTTCATGGGCACTGCTCACCAAATGGTCCCAG GTACTTTTGCTGTGCTCAGTATCATGGTGGGAATGGTGTGTCTGAGTCTGGCCCCTGAGTCTGACTTCAGCCACTTCAATGCCACCCTCAATGCTACACTAGTGGATGAGGACAGGATGAACGAGGTTCGACTGGGCATCTCTGGAACACTGGCCTGTCTCACTGCCATCATCCAG ATGGGCCTGGGCCTAATGCAGTTTGGCTTCGTGGCCATCTACTTGTCTGAGTCGTTCGTCAGGGGCTTCATGACGGCTGCAGGACTGCAGATCCTCATCTCTGTACTGAAGTACATCTTTGGTATTAAAGTACCTCCCTACAGTGGACCACTTGCCACCATATAT ACTCTAAAAGATATTTTTTATGGCCTGCCTGACACCAACATAGCCTCGCTGGTCTTTGCTCTGGTCAGTAGTGTGGTACTCATAACAGTGAAGGAGCTGAGTGCACACTACCGTCACAAACTGCCTTTCCCCATCCCCATGGAGATCATTGTT GTGGTAGTGGCCACAGCCATATCAGGTCCCCTGGACCTGCCTGAGAAGTATCACATGGACATAGTGGGAGAAATTCCCCTAGG ATTTCCTGCTCCGATCCTCCCAACAGTGATTCAGTGGGATGACATGCTGAGCACAGCCTTCTCCCTGGCTATCGTGGGCTATGTGATCAACCTGGCTATGGGCAGGACACTGGCAGCAAAGCATGGCTACGATGTGGATCCCAATCAG gAGATGTTGGCTCTGGGCTGCAGTAACTTCTTGGGGTCTTTCTTCAAGATCCATGTGATCTGCTGTGCTCTGTCTGTCACCTTGGCGGTAGACAATGCTGGGGGAACATCACAG TTTGCCAGTCTGTGTGTGATGCTGGTGGTCATGGTCACCATGTTGGCCTTGGGGGCTTTCCTCAACCCACTACCAAAG TCTGTGCTGGGAGCCCTGATAGCTATCAACCTGAAGAACACTCTGCTGCAACTCTCTGACCCATATTACATCTGGAAGAAGAGCAAACTGGACTGT tgtgtgtgggttgtgtcaTTTTTAGCCACCTTCTTCCTGAGTTTGCCTTATGGAGTTGCCATTGGAGTCAGCTTCTCCGTCCTCGTGGTTATTTTCCAGACCCAGTT TCGAAATGGTTCAGAGATGGCTCAGATCATGGACACAGATCTCTACAAAAATCCCAAGATTTACAGCAAG GTGAAATGTGTAGAGGGGGTGAAAATAGTGAACTACTGCTCCCCTCTCTATTTTGCCAATGCAGAGATATTCAGACAAAAAGTCATCAAAAAG aCTGGATTGGACCCAAGTAAACTTCTCTTAGCCAGGAAGAAGTTTCTGAAGAAGCAGCAGAAGGAGTTAGAAGGGCAAAACAAGAAGACCAAGAAGAAGACGCCCTGCTCTTTGGTAACCATGAAGTCTCag ACCATATCACAGATAGAGCTTCAGAATGACTTTGACATTGGCGACAGCAATCCTTACCCGCCACCATCACCCACCAGCTATGTCAACTTCCACTGTAGTGACATTGAGCTGGGGGAGCAGCCTCCTGACCCAGACCAACCAAGTTCCTCCCCAGTTACCCTGGACTCTCAACCCAGGCCCTTCCACACCCTCATCCTGGACCTGGCAGGGGTCTGCTTCATAGACCTCATGGGAATCAAAGTACTCATCAAG ATGAACTCAAGTTATGAGATGCTGGGGATCAAGCTTTACTTGGCCAATGTTCAAG cacAGGTGTATGAGGagctggaggggggaggggtgtttGAGGAGGGCAATATCGCCCAAggtcacctcttcctctctgtccatgACGCCATCCTCTGTGCCCAACAGAGGTCAAGAAACACCGAAAACTCAGAAAAGGCAG agaaagagaggaaggagctgGTCCTCAATAttcaggaggatgaggagagggatcTGGAGCAG GAACTGTTTTGA
- the LOC111976785 gene encoding solute carrier family 26 member 9 isoform X2, translating into MLQVLWVSTQVPAVQTPAYPELAAQVQGMAFALLANLPPVNGLYSSFFPLIPYFFMGTAHQMVPGTFAVLSIMVGMVCLSLAPESDFSHFNATLNATLVDEDRMNEVRLGISGTLACLTAIIQMGLGLMQFGFVAIYLSESFVRGFMTAAGLQILISVLKYIFGIKVPPYSGPLATIYTLKDIFYGLPDTNIASLVFALVSSVVLITVKELSAHYRHKLPFPIPMEIIVVVVATAISGPLDLPEKYHMDIVGEIPLGFPAPILPTVIQWDDMLSTAFSLAIVGYVINLAMGRTLAAKHGYDVDPNQEMLALGCSNFLGSFFKIHVICCALSVTLAVDNAGGTSQFASLCVMLVVMVTMLALGAFLNPLPKSVLGALIAINLKNTLLQLSDPYYIWKKSKLDCCVWVVSFLATFFLSLPYGVAIGVSFSVLVVIFQTQFRNGSEMAQIMDTDLYKNPKIYSKVKCVEGVKIVNYCSPLYFANAEIFRQKVIKKTGLDPSKLLLARKKFLKKQQKELEGQNKKTKKKTPCSLVTMKSQTISQIELQNDFDIGDSNPYPPPSPTSYVNFHCSDIELGEQPPDPDQPSSSPVTLDSQPRPFHTLILDLAGVCFIDLMGIKVLIKMNSSYEMLGIKLYLANVQAQVYEELEGGGVFEEGNIAQGHLFLSVHDAILCAQQRSRNTENSEKAEKERKELVLNIQEDEERDLEQELF; encoded by the exons ATGCTTCAG GTGCTCTGGGTCTCGACTCAAGTCCCTGCTGTTCAGACACCTGCCTATCCTGAGCTGGCTGCCCAAGTACAAG GCATGGCGTTTGCTCTGCTGGCTAACCTGCCGCCTGTCAATGGCCTCTActcctccttctttcctctcatCCCCTACTTCTTCATGGGCACTGCTCACCAAATGGTCCCAG GTACTTTTGCTGTGCTCAGTATCATGGTGGGAATGGTGTGTCTGAGTCTGGCCCCTGAGTCTGACTTCAGCCACTTCAATGCCACCCTCAATGCTACACTAGTGGATGAGGACAGGATGAACGAGGTTCGACTGGGCATCTCTGGAACACTGGCCTGTCTCACTGCCATCATCCAG ATGGGCCTGGGCCTAATGCAGTTTGGCTTCGTGGCCATCTACTTGTCTGAGTCGTTCGTCAGGGGCTTCATGACGGCTGCAGGACTGCAGATCCTCATCTCTGTACTGAAGTACATCTTTGGTATTAAAGTACCTCCCTACAGTGGACCACTTGCCACCATATAT ACTCTAAAAGATATTTTTTATGGCCTGCCTGACACCAACATAGCCTCGCTGGTCTTTGCTCTGGTCAGTAGTGTGGTACTCATAACAGTGAAGGAGCTGAGTGCACACTACCGTCACAAACTGCCTTTCCCCATCCCCATGGAGATCATTGTT GTGGTAGTGGCCACAGCCATATCAGGTCCCCTGGACCTGCCTGAGAAGTATCACATGGACATAGTGGGAGAAATTCCCCTAGG ATTTCCTGCTCCGATCCTCCCAACAGTGATTCAGTGGGATGACATGCTGAGCACAGCCTTCTCCCTGGCTATCGTGGGCTATGTGATCAACCTGGCTATGGGCAGGACACTGGCAGCAAAGCATGGCTACGATGTGGATCCCAATCAG gAGATGTTGGCTCTGGGCTGCAGTAACTTCTTGGGGTCTTTCTTCAAGATCCATGTGATCTGCTGTGCTCTGTCTGTCACCTTGGCGGTAGACAATGCTGGGGGAACATCACAG TTTGCCAGTCTGTGTGTGATGCTGGTGGTCATGGTCACCATGTTGGCCTTGGGGGCTTTCCTCAACCCACTACCAAAG TCTGTGCTGGGAGCCCTGATAGCTATCAACCTGAAGAACACTCTGCTGCAACTCTCTGACCCATATTACATCTGGAAGAAGAGCAAACTGGACTGT tgtgtgtgggttgtgtcaTTTTTAGCCACCTTCTTCCTGAGTTTGCCTTATGGAGTTGCCATTGGAGTCAGCTTCTCCGTCCTCGTGGTTATTTTCCAGACCCAGTT TCGAAATGGTTCAGAGATGGCTCAGATCATGGACACAGATCTCTACAAAAATCCCAAGATTTACAGCAAG GTGAAATGTGTAGAGGGGGTGAAAATAGTGAACTACTGCTCCCCTCTCTATTTTGCCAATGCAGAGATATTCAGACAAAAAGTCATCAAAAAG aCTGGATTGGACCCAAGTAAACTTCTCTTAGCCAGGAAGAAGTTTCTGAAGAAGCAGCAGAAGGAGTTAGAAGGGCAAAACAAGAAGACCAAGAAGAAGACGCCCTGCTCTTTGGTAACCATGAAGTCTCag ACCATATCACAGATAGAGCTTCAGAATGACTTTGACATTGGCGACAGCAATCCTTACCCGCCACCATCACCCACCAGCTATGTCAACTTCCACTGTAGTGACATTGAGCTGGGGGAGCAGCCTCCTGACCCAGACCAACCAAGTTCCTCCCCAGTTACCCTGGACTCTCAACCCAGGCCCTTCCACACCCTCATCCTGGACCTGGCAGGGGTCTGCTTCATAGACCTCATGGGAATCAAAGTACTCATCAAG ATGAACTCAAGTTATGAGATGCTGGGGATCAAGCTTTACTTGGCCAATGTTCAAG cacAGGTGTATGAGGagctggaggggggaggggtgtttGAGGAGGGCAATATCGCCCAAggtcacctcttcctctctgtccatgACGCCATCCTCTGTGCCCAACAGAGGTCAAGAAACACCGAAAACTCAGAAAAGGCAG agaaagagaggaaggagctgGTCCTCAATAttcaggaggatgaggagagggatcTGGAGCAG GAACTGTTTTGA
- the LOC111976235 gene encoding chitinase-3-like protein 1 isoform X1 — protein sequence MNVAAVFVWFSLVVTKAICTLEEYRLVCYVNSRTQHHPDMLAFSLDMADPFLCTHIIMAYMDLDQDYHITPFTQEDKTLCNSLNMLKERCVYQGVTTTTIRLYNSISSPSTRNPDLKTLLAFGGRNSTDTRLLKMSSDNTRRKTFVQSVLKHLRQEGFDGLDVVWQPRSASNIAQGGKHIFTNLLKELRGGIQEEARVSGIEALLLSTAVSGLEAYAREAYDAQSFPQYVDFISLVTSDLHGPLEGMSGHISPLFSRKHPAMDTPQRENQVQYWLSQGVDSQKLTLGFPAYSPVPRILVNEINYDKEDTELQEDAGEYTETDTTVRVMAYHEVCQYLKSGAVVKFDKSKKLIEAHEYDHWLNFEYIHILREKMRALQRQELGGAMVWSLDLDDFTGTLCGKGRFPFTRLLKASLLRDKGPRHHKRHHRSRHRHHHRHPHRHGGFLSHDSHRTGYHVHCHRHLDHHNT from the exons ATGAATGTGGCAGCAG TTTTTGTTTGGTTCAGCCTGGTGGTCACTAAAGCCATTTGTACTCTGGAAGAGTACCGTCTGGTGTGCTATGTGAACAGCAGGACCCAGCACCATCCTGACATGCTTGCCTTCAGCCTGGACATGGCTGACCCATTCCTCTGCACTCATATCATCATGGCCTACATGGACCTGGACCAGGACTATCACATCACACCCTTCACACAGGAGGACAAGACCCTCTGCAACTCCCTCAACATGCTCAAAGAGAGGTGTGTGTATCAGGGTGTTACTACCACAACTATCAGGTTGTATAATtccatctcttctccctccaccagGAACCCAGATCTAAAAACTCTGCTTGCTTTTGGGGGAAGGAACTCTACTGACACCAG GCTCCTAAAGATGTCCTCTGACAACACCAGGAGGAAGACGTTTGTCCAGTCTGTTCTGAAACACCTGAGGCAGGAGGGCTTTGATGGACTGGATGTGGTGTGGCAACCTCGCTCTGCTTCTAATATAGCACAGGGGGGAAAACATATATTCACTAATCTGCTCAAG GAGCTGCGTGGAGGAATTCAGGAGGAGGCTCGTGTCTCAGGGATTGAGGCCCTGCTCCTCTCCACAGCAGTGTCAGGCCTGGAGGCCTATGCCAGAGAGGCCTACGATGCACAGTCCTTCCCCCA GTATGTTGACTTCATCtccttggtgacctctgacctccatGGGCCACTGGAGGGAATGTCAGGTCACATCAGTCCATTGTTCAGCCGGAAGCATCCAGCTATGGACACACCTCAGAGAGAA AACCAAGTACAGTACTGGCTCTCTCAGGGAGTGGATTCCCAGAAGTTGACTCTGGGGTTCCCTGCCTACTCACCTGTACCCCGGATCCTGGTGAACGAGATCAATTATGACAAGGAAGATACAGAGCTACAAGAGGACGCAGGGGAATATACTGAGACTGATACTACTGTACGTGTTATGGCCTACCATGAG GTGTGTCAGTACCTCAAAAGTGGGGCAGTGGTGAAATTTGATAAGAGCAAGAAGCTGATAGAGGCACATGAATACGATCACTGGCTGAACTTTGAATATATACATATCCTGAGGGAGAAG ATGAGAGCGCTGCAGCGTCAGGAGCTGGGTGGAGCCATGGTGTGGTCTCTGGATCTGGACGACTTCACGGGGACGCTGTGTGGCAAAGGTCGCTTCCCGTTCACCAGACTGCTCAAAGCGTCGCTTCTCAGGGATAAGGGGCCACGACATCATAAACGCCACCACCGCTCACGCCACCGTCATCACCATCGCCATCCACATCGTCATGGTGGTTTCCTTTCCCATGACAGCCATCGCACTGGTTACCATGTCCATTGTCACCGTCACCTTGACCACCACAACACTTAA
- the LOC111976235 gene encoding chitinase-3-like protein 1 isoform X2, with translation MNVAAVFVWFSLVVTKAICTLEEYRLVCYVNSRTQHHPDMLAFSLDMADPFLCTHIIMAYMDLDQDYHITPFTQEDKTLCNSLNMLKERCVYQGVTTTTIRLYNSISSPSTRNPDLKTLLAFGGRNSTDTRLLKMSSDNTRRKTFVQSVLKHLRQEGFDGLDVVWQPRSASNIAQGGKHIFTNLLKELRGGIQEEARVSGIEALLLSTAVSGLEAYAREAYDAQSFPQYVDFISLVTSDLHGPLEGMSGHISPLFSRKHPAMDTPQRENQVQYWLSQGVDSQKLTLGFPAYSPVPRILVNEINYDKEDTELQEDAGEYTETDTTVCQYLKSGAVVKFDKSKKLIEAHEYDHWLNFEYIHILREKMRALQRQELGGAMVWSLDLDDFTGTLCGKGRFPFTRLLKASLLRDKGPRHHKRHHRSRHRHHHRHPHRHGGFLSHDSHRTGYHVHCHRHLDHHNT, from the exons ATGAATGTGGCAGCAG TTTTTGTTTGGTTCAGCCTGGTGGTCACTAAAGCCATTTGTACTCTGGAAGAGTACCGTCTGGTGTGCTATGTGAACAGCAGGACCCAGCACCATCCTGACATGCTTGCCTTCAGCCTGGACATGGCTGACCCATTCCTCTGCACTCATATCATCATGGCCTACATGGACCTGGACCAGGACTATCACATCACACCCTTCACACAGGAGGACAAGACCCTCTGCAACTCCCTCAACATGCTCAAAGAGAGGTGTGTGTATCAGGGTGTTACTACCACAACTATCAGGTTGTATAATtccatctcttctccctccaccagGAACCCAGATCTAAAAACTCTGCTTGCTTTTGGGGGAAGGAACTCTACTGACACCAG GCTCCTAAAGATGTCCTCTGACAACACCAGGAGGAAGACGTTTGTCCAGTCTGTTCTGAAACACCTGAGGCAGGAGGGCTTTGATGGACTGGATGTGGTGTGGCAACCTCGCTCTGCTTCTAATATAGCACAGGGGGGAAAACATATATTCACTAATCTGCTCAAG GAGCTGCGTGGAGGAATTCAGGAGGAGGCTCGTGTCTCAGGGATTGAGGCCCTGCTCCTCTCCACAGCAGTGTCAGGCCTGGAGGCCTATGCCAGAGAGGCCTACGATGCACAGTCCTTCCCCCA GTATGTTGACTTCATCtccttggtgacctctgacctccatGGGCCACTGGAGGGAATGTCAGGTCACATCAGTCCATTGTTCAGCCGGAAGCATCCAGCTATGGACACACCTCAGAGAGAA AACCAAGTACAGTACTGGCTCTCTCAGGGAGTGGATTCCCAGAAGTTGACTCTGGGGTTCCCTGCCTACTCACCTGTACCCCGGATCCTGGTGAACGAGATCAATTATGACAAGGAAGATACAGAGCTACAAGAGGACGCAGGGGAATATACTGAGACTGATACTACT GTGTGTCAGTACCTCAAAAGTGGGGCAGTGGTGAAATTTGATAAGAGCAAGAAGCTGATAGAGGCACATGAATACGATCACTGGCTGAACTTTGAATATATACATATCCTGAGGGAGAAG ATGAGAGCGCTGCAGCGTCAGGAGCTGGGTGGAGCCATGGTGTGGTCTCTGGATCTGGACGACTTCACGGGGACGCTGTGTGGCAAAGGTCGCTTCCCGTTCACCAGACTGCTCAAAGCGTCGCTTCTCAGGGATAAGGGGCCACGACATCATAAACGCCACCACCGCTCACGCCACCGTCATCACCATCGCCATCCACATCGTCATGGTGGTTTCCTTTCCCATGACAGCCATCGCACTGGTTACCATGTCCATTGTCACCGTCACCTTGACCACCACAACACTTAA
- the LOC111976235 gene encoding chitinase-3-like protein 1 isoform X3, translated as MNVAAVFVWFSLVVTKAICTLEEYRLVCYVNSRTQHHPDMLAFSLDMADPFLCTHIIMAYMDLDQDYHITPFTQEDKTLCNSLNMLKERNPDLKTLLAFGGRNSTDTRLLKMSSDNTRRKTFVQSVLKHLRQEGFDGLDVVWQPRSASNIAQGGKHIFTNLLKELRGGIQEEARVSGIEALLLSTAVSGLEAYAREAYDAQSFPQYVDFISLVTSDLHGPLEGMSGHISPLFSRKHPAMDTPQRENQVQYWLSQGVDSQKLTLGFPAYSPVPRILVNEINYDKEDTELQEDAGEYTETDTTVRVMAYHEVCQYLKSGAVVKFDKSKKLIEAHEYDHWLNFEYIHILREKMRALQRQELGGAMVWSLDLDDFTGTLCGKGRFPFTRLLKASLLRDKGPRHHKRHHRSRHRHHHRHPHRHGGFLSHDSHRTGYHVHCHRHLDHHNT; from the exons ATGAATGTGGCAGCAG TTTTTGTTTGGTTCAGCCTGGTGGTCACTAAAGCCATTTGTACTCTGGAAGAGTACCGTCTGGTGTGCTATGTGAACAGCAGGACCCAGCACCATCCTGACATGCTTGCCTTCAGCCTGGACATGGCTGACCCATTCCTCTGCACTCATATCATCATGGCCTACATGGACCTGGACCAGGACTATCACATCACACCCTTCACACAGGAGGACAAGACCCTCTGCAACTCCCTCAACATGCTCAAAGAGAG GAACCCAGATCTAAAAACTCTGCTTGCTTTTGGGGGAAGGAACTCTACTGACACCAG GCTCCTAAAGATGTCCTCTGACAACACCAGGAGGAAGACGTTTGTCCAGTCTGTTCTGAAACACCTGAGGCAGGAGGGCTTTGATGGACTGGATGTGGTGTGGCAACCTCGCTCTGCTTCTAATATAGCACAGGGGGGAAAACATATATTCACTAATCTGCTCAAG GAGCTGCGTGGAGGAATTCAGGAGGAGGCTCGTGTCTCAGGGATTGAGGCCCTGCTCCTCTCCACAGCAGTGTCAGGCCTGGAGGCCTATGCCAGAGAGGCCTACGATGCACAGTCCTTCCCCCA GTATGTTGACTTCATCtccttggtgacctctgacctccatGGGCCACTGGAGGGAATGTCAGGTCACATCAGTCCATTGTTCAGCCGGAAGCATCCAGCTATGGACACACCTCAGAGAGAA AACCAAGTACAGTACTGGCTCTCTCAGGGAGTGGATTCCCAGAAGTTGACTCTGGGGTTCCCTGCCTACTCACCTGTACCCCGGATCCTGGTGAACGAGATCAATTATGACAAGGAAGATACAGAGCTACAAGAGGACGCAGGGGAATATACTGAGACTGATACTACTGTACGTGTTATGGCCTACCATGAG GTGTGTCAGTACCTCAAAAGTGGGGCAGTGGTGAAATTTGATAAGAGCAAGAAGCTGATAGAGGCACATGAATACGATCACTGGCTGAACTTTGAATATATACATATCCTGAGGGAGAAG ATGAGAGCGCTGCAGCGTCAGGAGCTGGGTGGAGCCATGGTGTGGTCTCTGGATCTGGACGACTTCACGGGGACGCTGTGTGGCAAAGGTCGCTTCCCGTTCACCAGACTGCTCAAAGCGTCGCTTCTCAGGGATAAGGGGCCACGACATCATAAACGCCACCACCGCTCACGCCACCGTCATCACCATCGCCATCCACATCGTCATGGTGGTTTCCTTTCCCATGACAGCCATCGCACTGGTTACCATGTCCATTGTCACCGTCACCTTGACCACCACAACACTTAA